CAAATTTACCCATATGAATATTTTCCTAGATTACAATATGTGATTTACAactaatacaaaaatatttgaaaacaaaaataaattaataaataaataaagggctttgtgaaaaaaaaaattatttttcactttaaaatttttaaagaacTACAAGTAATGCCCTTTTAACTTTGGAAGTTCtccatataaatattttaaaaataaagaaatcatGTAACATCTATGTAATGCTCTAAAACTTAAAAAttgataataaataatattttccacATCTAACAAAATCTAAAATGTGATTTTCCTATTTATGTTTCCATTTGGTGATTTGAGTTGAAGAAAGAAGCAGTACCTtgatttttaccctttttttttttgtaataaatattttaatcattgtatttttttctttatgtTAAACTTAAAAATAAACATTCCAATTTTTCATGAGAAAACATTCCTTCTGAGTCTTTTTCAAGAACCAAATCGTAAACCTATTATTTCTAAATATTTAGCAAACGGGAACAAAATCATTAAAACTTAAGGAccatttggtatcattgttacaaattgtaaaaaaaataatcaaaattgaaaactagaaaccaaaatagaaattaaaaaaaaaaaaaaccaacttaTTTGGTTAATAAAATGGGGTAtctatatttataaaactaaaataaatttataacttggttgaaaaatactcatttttatggtttatctttaaatcaaataatatcatgaattataataaaaataaaaaaattacaaaataatgcacattaaaaagtattataataaaaataaaaaattattataattatattacttaattattatattttcaaattttactttacaataaaaagtTTATTgacaattgaaaaacaataaaaatattttacaattgaCTTaagtattattatattttgatatttatgtatatttttatttcaattatatttaaatatatttgaccatttgattttaattttaatttaagtacataaaaaataatttaatccaaaaaactatttatggatattaaaatttgtgtcaaaacaactgaaaattatatttgatttttaatttttttacaaatGGTAAAAAATCTACATTAAACACAGAAAACTagcaatataaataaatacatttttataatctattttttcattatgcaaaaagaaaacaaaaaaacaaaaaaaaagaaacaaaacagCAACATCACCAAATAAGTCCTCTCCTACTTGAACATCTCCTATACTAGCTGGACAGCTAGATATAGATGCACTTCCACGACAAGAATCATAGAAGGGAAGAGCAATGAACAGTCATCAATACAAATGCTGGTTGCCCATACCAGGAAACAATGTTGTGCAACACTATATTATTTTGAATGCACCCAGAGAGTAATTTGACTGGGTTTAATCATATACCCGAGGAAGAATACATCTGTCTTTGATGGTACAAAGATCATAAATCAAACACAGATGAAAATATTAAGGGAAACAATGGAAAATGCTCGAACATGGAGCAAAAAATCTTCCTACACTCAAGCAGGCAAGCTTTAATACAGCCGCCTAGTCGGATACAGCCCCAGTTAAATAGCCTGGTCATCGCTGGGGGACTGGAGGAGCAATTGTGCGGGTATTGTACGATTTGCAATGGCCGCATTTCTGCCCAATTATGTGGAAGAAAACTTCTGTCGTATAGTTGCAGTCGTTGCATAGGATCCAAACCTGCAAGCAGCCTCCTTTTGTCAGATTGTGTAATCAGTGTACATGTTCAAAACCAGAATTAGTCCATGATATTACTTAGCTGCGAAGGCACAACTTAGATTTAGTGGTCACCCGTCACttgtataaatttttttgttaaagGAGACAGCTTTCAATCACTTATTAATCTCAAATAAAGCATCTTCTAAAATGATAAAAGAAGGGGTGATTCAGCAGAAAGAAGGCTAGTAATATGTGCAAGTGTTCAAATGCAAGCACCTTCTTGTGTCGATAATCAATAGGCATGACAGTTGCTTGAACCTGCCAGCAAAAATAATATTGTACATGTTAGTACAATAGATAAGAAGTGCGTgcgcccacacacacacacacacaaaagaaaagaaagtttaATTTACTTAAAAGGGCAACAGATTGTGTGCATCATGAAGTACTAGAACTTTGAGATTGCTTTAAATTAGACTCTACAAAGTTAAATGAGGCCAACACGTTTTAGTCAAGGCAAAAATCAGCTGTTGACAAAGTCAGAAAGAGGCAGAACATCTGAAacaattgagaaaaaaatttccTAAGGAGTTAGTATTTTgaagtatttaaagaaatagtaaattttgtatcattatcatcttcattataatcttttctccttcttgccacttggtatattgagaacgATATatgaaaaagagagaaaaagtgagaataaaaagtaaaaattaaaatatttttttggtgtaacagtacTATAGAGGTTACGTAatggccgtagcggcctttacgtaacagtCGCGGTCCGTAACAGCcactacggccgtgatttttcttcccaccgatttcgcgatGTGTAACGGTAttagtaacccaaaaaacctttacatAAGGGCATTACGTAACAGTCGcgacctttatttaaaaccatgcatcTGGCAGAAGGCATGATACACCTGCCCAAAAATGTCCAATCTCATGTTTGGGCAACAGCTCAAAATTGCAAGTGGTCCCAAGTTTATTGCATGTCATTCTCACACTTGGTGGGAAGGCTGCCCAAAAATGTCCAATCTCATGTTTGGGCAACAGCTCAAAATTGCAAGTGGTCCCAAGTTTATTGCATGTCATTCTCACACTTGGTGGGAAGGCGAACCATCAAATGTCTATTCTCTATGCATCTACTAAGTTATGTAATATCAAGTCTTGAGCTTTTAAAAATTCCATTCAACCTTTTGACATTTGGTTTTTAGGGCATCTTATACCCCCTTGCCAAGCAAGTCCTTTTGCAAATATTAACTTTTTGTTAAATCGTCTAGAAGTTTTAAAACCTGAAGAAGGGTCTATATCTTGTTGCTAAATTACAGGAGAGGTCAGTGTCTTTCTCCCTAAATCCTTCGAAAAGGAAGGGCGCGCAAATTATTAAACCAGTAAACTACAAATGTAAGAATGCCTACCTCCTCATCAATTCTCTTCCAGGTCGCAGACATGTCAATCACTGACTTGGAGCATATAGGGCAAGTGTATCTGGGTAACAAATTCAAAGTAAGTTACAAAATTACAGAAGACTCTTTTTGACTGATTAAAAGACAAAAAGGGAAAAATATCTTACTTGAGAAACCATTACTGTCAACcgcttgaataaaatattttccattaaaaaaatagaaacaaaaatgaaaaagaaaataattttgaaattacaTGGATGCTTACTTTTCGTGCTTCATCATCTCATTATAACACTCGCAATGCATTGTGTGCCCACATTTCATGACAGTCGTGTCTTTTAGCGAGTCAAAAAGATACTGTAGAAGGGCAAAATGCAGCGTCAGAACACAAATCTTTCAAATGTATGAAAGTTTAAGGCACTTTCAAAGTTTCAACACAACCTCATAACATATGGGACAGTGATGCCGCATGGAATTCTCCACACACAAATGGTTATTAAGCAGAGCCACTGAATAGCAAGATCCTGTACTCTCAAAAGGACATTAACAGTAAAGAAGAAATTCTGGAAAATAAAATGTCAACTTGAGAGAAATCATGTTGCTCAATCCTCATAACTGTATATTAGAACAAGATGCACGAATGACGAAACCGACAAATTAAAACGTTTTTTATCCCAGTAATTAACAAATGCATAGAGAAAACAAAAAAGCACATGATGAAGCCTTTTAGTGATTAGTACTTCCTCTGCTGTGCAAGGTCCTTCCATGTGAGCATGTAGGTGGAACATGTTTGGCTAGGGAAGGGGGGAAAATCCAAGAGAAGGCCGTAGGATGGACACAGGAGCTTCAGAACGACTTCTTGAAAATAGTTTTGGACAAACAAATTAGTGAAAAACAGAATTGGAGTAAATGTAACATTTGTGGGCAATGCTACCAAAAAAGGCAAAGGCTGCATTTGGATGCACAGACTTGATTTTTGATTTGGAAGTTTAATTTCATGGAATTCAAAAGACATGCCTTCGTTGTGAGATTGTTTCGGATGTTTTGAGTTCTACAAAAATCAGTTTAGCACCAAATCAACCAAAGAGATGGGAATTCTAGTGTCCGCTTCATTTTACAGCGTGCCAATCCCATGAAAACAAATGTAACCCGAACAATAAATATTGAAAGACAGAGTGCAGTCTATCAAGAGGTAACAGTAAACATGTCCAATAACATTAAATCAGGATCCATATTCGATTCTGCCAAGAACAGGCCTAAAATTCTGTAGGCGTCAAACTAAGTACACCTTTCTCACACATCCATTAGAACAAGCTTTTCGTCTATAATCCACTGAAAACATTACCCAGCAATTCCATATGGTCCATGAATATCTCAACTATAGACTTCTATTAATACCTATCAAATATCAATTAGGAAACTAAGATAAAAACAACAAAAGCACAGACAGAGTTTCTAAACCCTAACAGAAaccaaaattaaattataataaacaTAGAAATAACAAGA
This genomic stretch from Malania oleifera isolate guangnan ecotype guangnan chromosome 3, ASM2987363v1, whole genome shotgun sequence harbors:
- the LOC131152326 gene encoding E3 ubiquitin-protein ligase MIEL1, giving the protein MEGAANGRVDFGKMDYGCKHYRRRCKIRAPCCDEIFPCRHCHNEAKTLLSNPFDRHELVRQDVKHVVCSVCETEQPVGQACTNCGVKMGEYFCEVCKFYDDDTEKGQFHCDDCGICRVGGREKFFHCKMCGSCYSVALLNNHLCVENSMRHHCPICYEYLFDSLKDTTVMKCGHTMHCECYNEMMKHEKYTCPICSKSVIDMSATWKRIDEEVQATVMPIDYRHKKVWILCNDCNYTTEVFFHIIGQKCGHCKSYNTRTIAPPVPQR